Below is a genomic region from Medicago truncatula cultivar Jemalong A17 chromosome 3, MtrunA17r5.0-ANR, whole genome shotgun sequence.
ATTATGATGTTATTGTCAATTATGAGGAGCGCCTTTGAATGCTGTCAAGGAATTTAGCACATGGTTGGCCCAATTGCTAGACCAAAGCTATATTATGTACACATGGCTCATGAATATCTATCATCTGATGAAAAGCATTCcttaattttggattttttttttttggtctggGTATCCAGCTAGATAGTGAAGTTCTAATGGTTGTTTGGCTGCTCTTCTTGAGTACTTGCTACGTGTATCATTCATGATATGTAAACTTGCATATTTTGCAGGTTTGGGCTGGCAATCCAGCGAAGTTTCTAAGAAAGCTCACCGATGAAGAGATAGCTTTTATCTCCCAGTCAGCCACCAATTATACTAACCTTGCACAGGTCCATGCAGCTGAAAATTCAAAGTCCTATGAAGAAATTGAGTTTGAGAAGGTGCTGCGTAAGAAGTATGCAACTAAAGATGAGGAGTATGACTCTATGTTGGGTGTTGTTCGTGAGATTCCACCAGAGCTTATTCTTCCTGATAATGTCTTACCTGATAAAGCAAAAAAAGCTCTTAAAATATGAGTTCTTAAGAGGCAGTGTCTTCAATTCCAGTCTTGAAAACATCAagggtattttttttcttcttttaaattcaTGGAAGAGgagttgttttggttttcaatAACACCAAACGTTTTCTAGGCTAGAGTTATGGCTCCTTTCAAGTTCCAGGAAGCGATTGCTCATAATATTTCAAACTGTGTTCTCCACTTTGGATTAGGAGAAAGTAGGTGATAGGATCCTGTATGTTGtgtttgatatattattatatgcaaGTGATTTCACTTTTTTCTTCATTGATCCTTTCCTTCGAGACATTATTGACGTTCATAAGTTCTTGATGAGATTATTATTAAAACAGGGACATTTGACTCGTGTTTTTGTTGAGTGTGGATCTGTACCTATTCCATTTTGAATCTTTTCTGGTCAATTTGAAAGTTACCATTTGGAGAATGAATGATTCTTTCAAAAAGGATGAAAGGGTTGAATGACGCAATTCACATTAAGATAAGAAGTGgcaaagaaaataattgaatgaaacagatcgataaaaaaaataatttggtagTCGGTcaaatttataagtaaaaaataatttttaagttcatcgaataactaatgtatttaGTTTATATATAAGTTAGGAGAaagatatttgtacaactattatttaataacttttgtgacgattttcttttttatattcacattgtatttttactttctctctctgttgttttgttttggtttaattgcagttttgcCCTCCTAAGTATCACAACCTTGTGATTTTGGTCtccaataaaaaacaataacaaatcagcCCCGTAAGTTTTCCCCCTTTTGCACTTTTGGCCTCCCAAACCAATTTTGACTAAGTTAGTGCATATGTGGCACTCACATCACTtaaagtgaggtgccacgtgtgaCTTCCTATTTTCTTTTGGGGTGAAAATTGCAAAATTGTGatagttagggggtcaaaactgaAATTAAGCCTAATAAGGATCAAAACTGGAATTAAGCCGAATAAATAAAGTGATATGGGTGTCATGTAAGCATTGATCCAGTCAAAATTTGTATGGGGCTAAAAGTGCAGAATGGGTAAACTTAGGGGgctgatttgttattgttttttttatagggtGCCAAAATTGTGAGAATTAGGAGGCCAAAACTGCAACTAAGcctttttttgtgttaattcttcattttctttgtaaatcaaTGGTTGTCATATAACTTGTCAttgaaatggttgttcaaataacacagcTCATAAGTTAGATACAATAGTTATCTAATAAAtctaaaagttgtttttttcttattaatgtGACCGAAGGGAGTATGAAATAGTTGGTTGTGAGATATATTTAAAAACAGATGAAGTAATAGTAAGTCTCATGTCTATATGatactagaccattgacccgtgcgTTAGCACGAGTCATTTTAagagtaaaaataaaacaatgtagttcgcttgaatgtaaaaattgtcgtAAATCAAAGCATAATGTCAATTAACAtaaactttgttattgttccataattctagtacgtagttcctgttactttaacataacatataattttaaaagggaagctgaagttcgttgacatgcaaatagtttcaataagtaagaaaatgaatagtacacaaaaaagtcctaTACATTACAgaaaacttctctgtagaccacatttgatgcaacatcggtACCATCGCCGTcctcgtcattaatcaatatctttaaaTCACCCCTCGAAGTAACCCGTGATATTGTGACGTACAACTGTCAATGTGAAAAATAGGAAACGGTAGGTAGACACCAACATATTCTAGCGACTGACCCTGACCcttgttaatagtcattgcaaatgagacaGATATCGGAAACTGCCTTCgtttaaatttgaaaggaattctATTATCAGATGGTGTTAGCGATAACCTTGGAATAAACACCTTCTCATCGATATTACAACCAGATATTACCCGTCCTTCGAGCACAAATTTTCTCATGTTTGTAATGATCAATCTTGTACCGTTACATAAGCCCAAACTTTGATCTATGTTCCTCAGTAACATGACAGGTGCTCATACTTTCAGTCGCAACCGATGATTTGGCAATCCGGACGCCACAATGGTGTTGAGGAATTCAGGAGTGTGGATGTCATCTATTGCGTCACCATCTATGTTTTTATGATAAGGTGTATCGTAACTCAAATAGATTTTTTCTTCACCAGGAATCAAGTCTAACACATAATCATTAACGTGTTCAACAATGGTATTCTTTGGTGTCAATATTGCTCtactttgaaaatattatgcTTCCAATGTTTCCTAACAAATTTGGGTAAGTGCTGTCAATGATAGATGCAATAAGATTACCTGAACTTGGaaaattaggaaatcatggttaggatTTGGAGAAGGGGAATTAgaaaatatggttaggttttgaaggagggaaaagtggctacgatttttaggttaaatattaGGTATAATTAAGGCAACAGTGCTTTGTTTATGAATAAGAGATGAGAAAGAGACCTTAATAATCTTAAATTTGATAGAGATTTAAGTAAAGTTTTGTTTAActctaaaaataaatgttggTTGTTTAGAATAATTCGTTTTAGAGAGCTTATTAATCACTtgattattctttcttttttgtatcCAATTACTTGGTTTTTAGCttagaatattttatattattattattttgttgagaaataatatttatagaattattttatgaaaattttctttttatactcATACTATGTTTGTGACTATGAAAGAATTCCTCTCTTTATCTTTATATTAtattggtttttgtgtcaaacgcctattttattttctttataaatttacGGTCGTTAAAATAATACATGTATTTTGTGTAAAGTGATTTTCATAATTCTATCTGTGTCATCAcatcaaattaatttatttatgtttttgtgtgtAGGGACATAGTAAAAGAAGACAGGAAAAAGGTGATTCGCGAATCTCTTCCGTTTTGGATGGAGGGTAAAGGAGAAAAAGCAAGGGTTTAAGAGTGGCGCCTTTTAGAATAAAGAATGTGAAAATGTTGCGGCGCGTTCACCTtatcaatatcataatcatgcaGTAGATTGAGTATAGATCAATCAATCCAGAGAGAAAAGATCCATCTTCTTCTGCTTCGGTTCAAACCTAATCTCAGTTAACAATGGTTGCCGAAGGCTTTTGTCTGAACCAAAACGGTGAAGAATTGGAAGCTCCTCCTTTCATTTTGGGTCTTCAACCATCTGCACTCGTTGACAACGTGGCTCACGTTGATTGGTCCTTGCTTGATCGAATCCCCGGCGAACCCGGTGGCTCCATTCCCGTCTGTATTCATTCTACTATTCTttcaattattcaaatattattataataattttatttattatgttcttAGGTTGCAATTGAAGAGCTTGAAAATATACTGAAGGAAGTTAAATCCAAATCTAATTCGGCTGATTCTTCTGTCATGAAAACTCTGGCTGGTGGCAGTGTTGCTAATACAATTCGTGGTCTTAGTAGTGGTTTTGGAATTTCCAGTGGAATTATTGGGGCTTGTGGTGATGATGAACAAGGTCAATTATTTGTTAATAACATGTCCTCTAATGGTGTTGATCTTTCCAGACTCCGTAAGAAGAAAGGACACACTGCACAGGTAGGTTGCTTCACTCACTCCCTTACTTTTTATGTTatggccctgtttggataaacaacagAGAAttaagtcaaattgttttcataagctatcccaGAGCTcgtggaaataagctgaaaatagcaaataagttgttttcataagctcataCAAACAATCTTCCAAGCACTTACGTccgtagataagctcaaatgtGTCAATTCAAACAAACTATAGGCTGATtgtattaacttatttttgagcttatgcaaataaataaattttctttaattcataagttctcagTTCTCGCtaacaaaaattgtatcttcattaactattttttcataaactaccttgacaagcttatgaataatacataaaagcttatttatttgcgtAAGCTTAAAATAAGCCAATACAAACGGGTCTTATATATCATTGTGACTAATAACTTCTACAAATaccaaatacttttttattttcatattaactTGGCTTTCTACCAGTGTGTTTGCTTGGTAGACGAGTTGGGTAACAGAACAATGCGGCCCTGTCTCTCGAATGCTGTCAAAGTTCAGGTATTGTTTCATCTCAAGTTCCCTTTATGGTTAGGTTAAGGTTCAatttttatcaagtttttttttttttttttcatttagaaTCTCTTTTCTTTGTTTGATAGGCTCAAGAATTGATGACAGAGGATTTCAAAGGCTCCAAGGTTCACTTCTTCATCAATTAAAATACTGTAGAACTTGTTAATTATCCTGTCTTGTatatttcaatcatttttttttatttttatttttttgaagaaaaactccattatatatttcaatgatGTTGCTTTCATATCAGGGATTTAAATGACTGGAGTCAAGCatcctttattattattactattttgaACATTTATTCCACCATAATGTACTGTAAAATGAAATTGATGGTGCATTGGCTAGGGATGGGCAAAGTTCAGTTTAGACCAAAACTGTGTCAAAACTGAACTGAACCATAATGCAATAGTTTGAACCAAACTGAACTGGTTTTCAAAATAGTTAactgttttgattaaaaaaaaactgaactgaATTACTATTTTAGtttcatcttttttcttttcttttctggtGATAGAGAAAGCAAGACAGGAACAAAAACCGACAGCAAGGCAACAGCTATGGGTCTGAAATCTAATAAAACTAACCAAAATTCAAGCCCCTAGCTATGCCTAAACCAACCCGCAACAGCCCCATCACAGCTCCCAAACCAGAAAACAGCTACTGCAGCCAAAACACCAACACACAGATGCACAGCTGACAGAAAACAGCCCCAGTAGCTGCTGTTCTGTCATGACAGCAGCGCTAAAAACAGCCAGCAAGCCACCCCACAGCTGAAACACACATAAAAACCAGACGAAAGCAACAGCGTTACCTCAAAAGGCATATGAAATTGAGATAAattttgatgaatatgaatGAAATGGGTACCTCGGAGCTGCAACAGTGGAGTTGAATCACTACGGAGGGATCCCGACGGTGACCGGAGATGGAGGGATCATGACAGTGACCGGAGATGAATCGTTACGGAGGGATCACGGCGGAGGAATGAATCATGCTTTGTAGGTTTTGTTGGATGGATCGCAAGAGAGCAATGAATTTGGTCCAATTTGGGTTCAAttcattctattttatttttcaaaacagtTCAGTTACAGTTAGTAACTGATACTTACAATACAGTTCAGTTTTGAACTTTTACACACGGTTCAGTTTAATAttggttcagttcggttcaGTTCAATAGTTTGGTTTAGTTTTTGGTTTTTATGCCCACCCTAGCATTGGCCTTGTATCTTGTCTCTGCAAACATACTAAAAAGTTTCTCTTCGGTATGTCCATCCATATAGGTCTACCGCTACTAATAATATATCATCTAAGGGTTCTCTGTGAACTTagttgttgatatatttattacaTTTCAGTGGTTGGTGTTGAGATATGCAATACTCAATTTGGAAGTTATTCAAGCAGCCATTGCTTTAGCCAAGCAGGAAGGCCTCCTTGTTTCCTTGGACTTGGCCAGTTTTGAGGTATTTTATTTACGCTGCTACTCTGAATCCCTCCTCCCCAAAAGTTCTTTTTAAAAGATTGGGTACACAggtttgattaataaaaaactgggttaaatatgtttagtccctacaaaatcacgagttttcaagtttagtccctataaagtttCAATGGTAATTTTAGTCCTCATAATATTGTGGTCcctattttgaaaactttttattaaaaatggatACTTTTTAGTCCTCCAATATAGCCCCTATAAAATGCAAATAGGGgctaaaagtaaataaattttttatagggattaaacatgaaaacttataattttgtagggactaaaaacatatttaaccctagaaAATTCAACTCCTTTCTAGTAGTTTTTTCTCCCACTTGAGCTTGGGAAGTTTATAAAGTAAGTTTTGATTTATAAGTTTTAACTCAAAAAGGAAAAGGGTTCTGATACAGAACTACAACTGCTAAATCAGTATAATCACTAGTCATGTAGTCCACACAAACAATATTACTGAACATGCTTGATTAATTGTTGCCATTTTCCCAACGAGATCATATTGTTCTCTAGAAAATCTCACATGAATATATGATAGTGCACTAGGGGCCTAAcagtataaatatttaatacaaatatgcaattttaatttttaacaagtCCTTTGCATAATTTATTAAACATTTCATTTCTCACTCATGACGATCTCTTTATTTTGGCAAGATGGTCAGGAACTTTAAacaaccacttctaaatttgcTGGAATCTGGAAACGTAGACCTCTGCTTTGCCAATGAGGATGAGGCAACTGAACTTTTAAGGTGACTGTCGTCAATAGTAGTCACTATCAATCCTGATTTTTATCAAGATATCATTTGAGGAAGATagaatttattttcagtttccaAGTTATTGCCTGCCTTGATTTcattgtgtattttttattttattttaaataattaatataaagaTACTTTATGATGAATTTTAGGGGCGAACAGAATGCTGATCCTATAGCTGCTGTAGAGTTTCTTGCCAAATACTGTCAATGGGCTGTGGTAACATTGGGCTCTAATGGATGCATTGCTAGACATGGGAAGGaggtttgttatttttttgatgTCCTGTTTTATATGCTATACCCGGTTTCTTCTATCATTATTTTCCCCTCTTTGGGAATGCGTGCAGTTAGTTTATTGACTGCAAGACACAATATTTAACTCAACACTAGACATGGTTTAGCTAATTTCACCCATTAGGAAATTAGGAGTTTGGTTTGAAGTCATATGCCTCCCTTTATAAAATAAGATTTCTGAATGCTGAAGCTTTCCTGCTAGCTTAATGTTCCGTCCATAATGTTAGTATAACAAACACAAAATTTGCATTCTCCCCATCGGTCCAACTCAAATATACCAAAGTTCTAGGAAGGAGGTAGAAGGGTGTACTCGGCAGCATTCTGCAGAATCTGCATTATGTCTGATCTTTCATTCATCATTATCATCAGTAAAGATTGGCCAACATTAGCATCATGGGACTCTTTTGTAAAGAAATTGTTTGCTGTTGACATGATGAATAACAATTGCAAACGAATCGTTTTACTTGTCAGATGATACGTGTCTCGGCTATAGGGGAATCAAAGGCAACTGATGCTACAGGAGCTGGAGATCTTTTTGCAAGTGGATTTTTGTACGGAGTGGTTAAGGGTTTGTCACTAGAAGAATGCTGCAAAGTAGGCACATGCAGTGGTGGGTCTGTCATCCGCTGTCTTGGGGGTGAGGTGACGTCTGAGAATTGGCAATGGATGTACAAGCAGATGCAAGTAAAGGATCTTCCCACACCTGATGGCATATGCAAATGATTATTGCCAACATTGTTTCCTATTTCTTCCTATTTGTgctgttgtttgttttttcctttctaattaTAGTTTTATTATTCATATCTTACTATCAATTGGAACGACCACCATAATAACAATACAATTTGTGGCTGGTTTGACTAATGTACTTCAGCTTAAGGCGATTATGCACCGTCATCCCTCGTTTAATGTTAACCACAGAATGAGCGttacttcaattttttctctgCATTTAACTTTTGATGAGCTTGTCATAAGTATCACGGATGAAGCTGCCTGCTCAAATGTTTTTCCCTCATTATTGATGTACACTTTCATGAGGTTTAGTTGGTCAAGGGTGAACTGCAACTGAGAACACTGGCAAAATAAACACCCAAGTACGTAGCTTATAAGGGTGGATCATagatttcaacatttttttaaggaactctTCCTACTtggtgaaacaaaaaattataccaccatcaatttttattttttttcaaaatcgcTGTATTTTTCTCGCATTTATTGAAGTGGATCTCAACCCTAATATTTAGTTATTTGAGTCAAGAGTAAAAGTGAACATAATCAACTCTcctattttccttaaaaaaaaaaaacctatctactttttttttttatcaattctatctttatcttttttttttgaaggaattctATCTTTATCTtatcaattaattttaaaaaaaattatatcttatCAATTATTTTGCGTTTACTTAATGAAGATAAAGagtaaataaaacataaaatatgcaaggcccgggttcaaactccggccaccataaaaaaaaaaaaaaaaaagcgaatAGACCAATGAAAAGTAAaggtatatatttaaaaatttaattattaattgaaaagaatttttttttgttcaaaacaaacttttttttccaCTTGAATAAAAGTATCCATTGCAGATCATTCATAATCAGTGGCTCAAGAAACATAGGAATAACATATGATTGTAGTATAGGGTAAGGATAAAATAAAGGATGCCATTGTTAAAGAATGAACTTAATTCTAAAATAAGGACAATTATGGAGAGTCACCCTTACATTGCTAAAAAAATACTGCTCACCTCAGATCCATTATTGGACAAATTAGACAACTTGTCAACCAAAACTTTACGGTCAGCCTATATAATGAGATGGTTGCTCAGTATGCACCTCAAAGTTACAATCCAGTCTAATTTTACACATAACAACAGCCGGTTGAAAATTAAGATCTGATTGAAAGCAAAATTGAGGTGCCTATTAAACAACTTTCATGTAGCGACCTGGGTCAATTCCATCTCCTAGGCTAGTTCAAGTGTACAAAATAAATTTGGGAGTCGCGATGGTTTAATGGTTGGGAGTAGGGATGAGAATAGGCTAAGCCGAGCTAGGCTTTGCAAGGCCTAAGTCTGGTCTGACAAATTTTTGTAAAGCCTGCGGCCTGTCATAGGCTTACTTTTTAGGTCTGAGTCTGGCCTTATGAAAGTCTGATTAGGCCTACTAGCCtgtttaaaagcctatttcataTGAATATCTTTAAATAAGTAGTGTAATCCAATGTTAAATAGACTAGCTAGCTGATAGATCAATGATATTAAACTCTCTAATATTATTTAACGGAACTTTTAGAGAACTTTacaatatattatatcatatttcaattctaatttataataatacatttaaatatgcgaaaaaataatataaactaaTAAGCTTAAATTACTTTAAATGttgacaaatttataatttaattcaaagtagagtatataatataatatcaataatattattcatatttacatAAGTAGGCCAACCTAATAGGCCTAAAAGGCTTTTCTAATAGCTTGTGGCCTGACCTTTTGAGCTAAATAAGTTTCTAAAAAAAcataggtcttccctatttaagaaaaaagtctgACCTCGTCTGACCTGTCGTAGGCTAGGCTCTAGGCCCCTGTAGACCGATCTAACCTATTCCCATCTCTAATTGGGAGTCAAAGACTTAAATATGGCAACATTCAATAacttaattttgaaatatttaacaGATCTAGCAATTTACTAACATTTGCCttccaaaaaattaaacaaatcacCCATATTTCATCGTGTCCAAACTTTCAATAACTTAATTTTGGGCAACATTCTTTTGGGTTGACAACTTAAATTTTgacatttaaatataaatgttttacaaaatacttcatccgtcctttttataagaaacaatcaaaaaaaatatcaaaaccaATACAATCATTAATTGATAGTGGTAATTGGCTTGGGAGCCATTAATTGATGTAGTTTTTTTTGAATATGTTTATAATTATATCCTCATAAAAAGttgtaaaatattaaatacacccgttaacattaaaaataaaaaaaataaaaaaaaatcaatgaggAGTAAATAAAGTCTTTTAAGCAAATACCATCTTAAAAACTGcgacattttcttataaatatgacctttttaaaaataaaataaaaacttattcaGTTACaaataaggaccggagggagtataatttatCTAAACATTTTTTCCGCAGTTACAAATATCTAATTTCATATATCTTCACAttctaaataatttaaaaataatcacaTCGATATCTTACTCAGTTACTCAAAAATCAATATGCAAaacaattttagtttttaagaaCAATATGCAAAACATTAATAGACTATATGTATAAGACTCAAAAATGCCTTTCACTGATCCATTTCTCTATTTTGGAAAATTGGTACTTCTCTTGAAATTTCAAGTCATATGCCCCAAATCAAAAAATGACAGTGTGGTTGATAGCTTAAAATTGGAAAACTGGGTTTTATACTAGCATTTTCAAAAGATTCAGCTGCCCTTCAGTGGCTAGTGATAATACAAAATCAACTCAAATTTCAACTTTATATGCTCCCGAAGCCTAAAACCAACTATTACAAGTGAACACTAACCTAATGTCGGAAACAATTTATTGCAAGTGTACACAGACATTTCACAGACCAATATATCATCTAACCGGCTACTTGCCGAGTACATGGAGCATTATAGCATTTTGTGCATGCATTCGGTTCTCAGCTTGAGGGAATACTATTGAATATGGAGCTTCAACAACTTGCTCAGTCACTTCCACCCCTCGCTCAGCTGGTAAGCAGTGCATGAAAAATGCCTTTGAACCAGCCGCATCCATAAGACTTTGATCCACCTGCATTGGGCATATGATTTCATGTGTGCATCAATAAATAATTCAAACATCATGTCACGTAATCACAGCATTTAATg
It encodes:
- the LOC25490204 gene encoding uncharacterized sugar kinase slr0537, with protein sequence MVAEGFCLNQNGEELEAPPFILGLQPSALVDNVAHVDWSLLDRIPGEPGGSIPVAIEELENILKEVKSKSNSADSSVMKTLAGGSVANTIRGLSSGFGISSGIIGACGDDEQGQLFVNNMSSNGVDLSRLRKKKGHTAQCVCLVDELGNRTMRPCLSNAVKVQAQELMTEDFKGSKWLVLRYAILNLEVIQAAIALAKQEGLLVSLDLASFEMVRNFKQPLLNLLESGNVDLCFANEDEATELLRGEQNADPIAAVEFLAKYCQWAVVTLGSNGCIARHGKEMIRVSAIGESKATDATGAGDLFASGFLYGVVKGLSLEECCKVGTCSGGSVIRCLGGEVTSENWQWMYKQMQVKDLPTPDGICK